The genomic interval GCCGCGCCCCAGCTCGCGTTCGATCACGAAGCCGGCGAATACCTCACCACGGCGCAACATCCGTGCCCCCCATATCCAGCGAGCCCAACCGATAGCAGCCTAGCCAACTCTCAGGTCGCCAATCCCGTGTCCGAGCGGTTCCCGCACCTACCATCAGTTTGCTGAAAGTTAGCCAACCGTCGATAAGGAGTGCTCGCATGCAAATCCTGGAAACCGTGCTCACCCTGGTCACCTCCATGCTGGATCTCGCGAGCCAGCTGTCGGCATTCGGGTCCTGATGTAATTCGCCCGGTCCCCGGGGACCGGTGCGCTCGGCACCATTGGGGCCGTGATCGATCTGGTGGGCGTTCTCCGCTGGGCGCCCGCGTTCCTCCGAGGTCCCCCGGGAGTCCGTCCCTTGGGGGACCTCGTCATCGGCGCCGACCTCCGCGACCCTGTTCGCGTGCTGCGGCCCAGGCGTGCACGTCGCCCCGATCGATAGCGACGGCGAGCAAGTCGGGAAAAGCGTCGGGAGTGCACGCGAACGCGGGGACACCGAGCGCGGCGAGCGCGGCCGCGTTGTCATGGTCGTAGGCGGGGGCACCGTCATCGGAGAGTGCGAGCAGAACCAGCACCTGGACTCCCGATTCGCGCATGGCGTTGATCCGGCGCAGCATCTCCGCGCGAATCCCGCCCTCGTACAGATCCGAGATCAACACGAACAGCGTGTCGGCCGGCCGGGTGACCAGCGACTGGCAGTAGGCCAACGCCTGATTGATATCGGTGCCGCCGCCCAACTGGGTGCCGAACAGCACGTCTACCGGGTCGGTCAGCCGATCCGTCAGGTCCGCGACCTCGGTATCGAACACCACCAGCGAGGTCCGCAGCGCCCGCATCGAGGCCAGCACCGCCCCGAACACCGACGCGTACACCACACTGGCCGCCATCGATCCGGACTGGTCGATCGCCAGCACCACATCCCGTCGCACCGCCTGCGCTGTCCGTCCATACCCGACCAGCCGCTCCGGGACGACCGTGCGCTGCTCCGGCAGATAGTGCGCGAGATTCTTCCGGATCGTCTTGTCCCAGTCGATGTCCCGGGGCTTCGGTCGCGTCGTCCGGGCCGCCCGATTCAATGCGCCGGTCACCGCCGCGCGGGTATGCGCGGCGATCCGCTCCTCGATCTCGCGCACCACTTTCGCCACCACGACACGCGCTGTCGCCCTGGTGGTTTCCGGCAGCACCGAATTCAACCCGAGCAAGGTCCCGACCAGATGCACATCCGGCTGCACCGCCTCGAGCAACTCCGGCTCCAGCAACAACTGCGTCAACTCCAGCCGGTCGACCGCGTCGCGCTGCAACACCTCGACCACCGACGACGGAAAGTACCGCCGAATATCACCCAGCCACCGCGCCACCCGCGGCGCCGATCCCCCGAGCCCCCCGGTCCGCTGCCCAGCCGCGTCCTCCTCCGCACCGTTGTACAAACTCCCCAGTGCCTGATCCATCGCCAGGTCATCCGCGTCTCCGAGCCCCCCGACCTCCGCCTCGGCCGCAGCCCCCAACACCAACCGCCACCGCCGGGCCTGCACGTCATCCGCACTCACAACACACCTCCATCGGGTAGATCACAGGCACGCGAGCACGCACCGCGGGGGGTGCTCCACCCGCCGTGGGTTCGAGCATGCTGTGCACAACCTGCCTTTCCGATTCGGCATCCGTCATGGTGTGGCTCCGAGGATTCGGGCGACGGTGGTCATCGCGGCGGTTCCGCGGGTGTGGTCGGTGGTGGGGGTTGGGGTGGTGGGGGTTTCGGGGGTGCGCAGGGCGGTGGCGATGGCGCGGCGCTCGGCGGGCTCGAAGGTGCTGAAGGTGCGGCGGAGGAGGGGGAGGGTGGTGGTGAACTGGTCTTCGGGGAGGGTGTGCAGCCAGGTGTCGATGAGGTGCAGGAGCTGGCGGTCGTGAACGAGGAGGAGGCCGCGGCCGCCGAGGAAGCCATCGATCCAGGCGGCTTTGGCGGCGGGTGTGGGTCCGATCGACAGGGCGGCGGACAGCCTGCGGGCGGAGTCGGCGCGGTCGATGCGGCCGGCGTCGGCGAGGAGGCGGACGGCGCGGCCCACAAGGGCCCCGTGCACGTCTTCGCGGTCGGCGAGGCGATGCAGGGCGACCAGCCATTCGGCGGTGGCCCAGGCATTGTCCCGGGTGTGGATGGCGGTGTGGGCGGCGTCGAGCAGGGCGCGCAGATGTTCGGCGGCGGTGGTGTCCAGGCCGGTGACCGCGCCGGGCAGTCCCGCGCAGATCCGGACCAGCAGACTGTCGGCTACGTGGGCGAGGGCGGAGGTATCGGTGCCGCGGACATCGCCGTAGCGCAGGGTGCCGACGAGGCTGGGGAGGGCCGCGAGCAGGCGGGTGACGTCGTGGTCCAGGGCCGCGACGGTTTCCAGGCGGGCCACCAATCCCGTGGTGGCCGGACCGAGGTCGGCGAGGAGCGATGATTCCAGCGCGGTGGTGAGGTCGGCGAGACCGACGTCGGGCCGGGCGGCGGCATCGAGAACCTTGGCCGCGGCCGCGGCGGCGATGGTGGTCCCCCAGCGCGAGGCCTCGACAACCGCGACCGCGAACTCGGGCCGCCAGCGCAGCGACCAGCTTTCCCGGAACGTGCCGGTGCCTCGGATATCACTGGATACCTCTGTGCCCCAAGGGATTCCGAGCAGGCGCAACCGGTGCAGCAGATGTGACCGCTGGCGCTCGCGGTCTTTGCGCAGATCCAGGTCGAGCGCCTTCGCCGCCGGGTCCTGCTTCATGCGCAGGGTTCGGATCCGCGCCCGCAGGTCCGCGTCCAGCGGAACCGCGGGCGCGCCCTCGGGCACCGAGCCGAGAGCCTCCCCGACCACCAACGCGGAGTTCACGACCCGCACCAGGGTCTCCTCGCCCCCGCACATCACCGCGCGCACGGCCTCCGTCACCTCCGACAGCCCCGCCAGTGGCCGCTCCCGCAGCACCGCCAAAGTCTCGGCCAGCCGCACCGATTCGATGACATGCGCACTGGACACCGGCAGATCCTGCGCCCGCAGCACCCCCGCCGCCTTGGTCAGCCACCGCGCCACCGGCTGCTCGGTCTCGGTGAACAAATGGTGATACCAGCCGGGCGAATCGATCCCCGCCCCGTACCCGGACGCGGTCGCCAACCGCGAATGCGTCCACGGCACCCACGTCACCGTCGCCTTCACCTTCGGCAACCCCTTGAGCAGCCGCGCATCCGGCGCCGCGGGCCCCAGCGGCCCGGCCAACGCCGGCGCATGCCAAGCCCCACACACCACAGCCACCCGCCGCGCCCCACCCTTGATCGTCTTGCGCAACACCTGCCGCATGTAGGCCTCCCGCAGCAGGGTGTGCGAGTCCACCAGTTCCGGCCGCGGATTCTGCTCTGCCCCAGCCTCTCTCAACTCCTCACCGGTCCCACTGGTATCCGGACGCGCGTTGCGTAGTTCCGCCATGGCTTCGGTGATCGCGTCGAAAGCGTTTATGTGCGGGGCGGATTCGAGGATGGCGTCCCACCAGCGTTCGGTGTCGTCGTGGCCGGCGGCAGCGGCCAATTCGGCGACCGGGTCGATGGTGTCGCCGGGTTCTTCGCGGACGGCGAGCACTGTGGTGGCGGGTAGGTCGCAGAAGTGGACGGGGATGTCGCGGTCGGCGGCGTATCGCATCGCCTGCCACTCCGGGGAGAACACGGCGAAGGGCCAGAAGGCCGCGCGGGCGGGCTGATCCGGGACGTAGGCGAGCAGAGCGACCGGCGGCGCCATGCCCTCGGCGGCGACGAAGCCGACCAAGGGGTCCGCGTCGGCGGGGCCTTCGATCAGGATGGCGTCCGGCTGGAAGTCGTGCAGCGCCCGCAGGAGTGAGCGGGCCGAGCCCGGTCCGTGGTGACGTATCCCGAAGACGCGCGTGCGCGGGTCGACATCCGATGTCATTCGCTGATCTCGCGGCAGGCGCGGTAGAAGTCGGACCAGTCGGGGCGTTCGCGAACGACGGCTTCCAGGTATTCCGTCCAGATGGCGGTGTCGGAGACCGGGTCCTTGATGATGGCGCCGAGGACCGAGCCGGCGATATCGGCGGCGCGCAGGGTGCCGTCACCGAAGTGGGCGGACAGGGCTATCCCGTTGGTGATGACGGAGATGGCTTCGGCGGTGGACAGCGTGCCGGAGGGCGATTTGAGGGCGGTGCGGCCATCGGCGGTGCTGCCGGAGCGGAGTTCGCGGAAGACGCGCACGACGCGGCGGACCTCGTCGGCGGCGGGGATGGCGGGGAGTTCCAGGGCGGCGCCGAGTTGTTCGACCCGGCGGGTGACGATGGCGACCTCGTCGTCCTCGCTGGCGGGCAGCGGCAGGACCACGGTGTTGAAGCGGCGGCGCAAGGCCGAGGAGAGGTCGTTGACGCCGCGATCGCGGTCGTTGGCGGTGGCGATGATGTTGAAGCCCTTGGCGGCCTGGACCTGGATGCCGAGTTCGGGGACCGGCAGCGTCTTCTCGGACAGAATGGTGATCAGCGCGTCCTGGACGTCGGAGGGAATCCGGGTGAGTTCCTCGATGCGGGCGATCGCGCCGGTGCGCATGGCGGTCATGACGGGGGAGGCGACCAACGCGCCCTCGCTCGGACCCTCGGCGAGCAGCCGCGCGTAATTCCAGCCGTAGCGGATGGATTCCTCCGCCGTGCCGGAGGTGCCCTGGACGAGCAGCGTGGAGGCGCCGCTGACGGCGGCCGAAAGATGCTCCGATACCCAGGTTTTCGCGGTGCCCGGGACGCCGAGCAGCAGCAGCGCGCGGTCGGTGGCCAGCGTGGCGACCGCGACCTCCATGAGCCGGCGCGGGCCGACGTACTTCGGGCTGATCACGGTGCCGTCGTCGAGCACCCCACCGAGCAGGTAGGTGACCACCGCCCACGGCGAGAGCCGCCAGCCCGGCGGGCGGGGTCGAGTATCGGCGGCGGCGAGCGCGGCGAGTTCGGTGGCGTAGGCCTGTTCGGCGTGCGGGCGCAGCAGCTCCGGCACGAGATCGGTAGTGGTCACTGCAACTCCTCGAGCATCATCGAGCGGTGGGTGAGATCGCGGGCGAGCCGATCGAATGCTTGCTGCCAACCAGGATCTTCGCAACGGCGGGCCAGCACTCCGGCCATCCCCGCCGAGCTGACCGGCAAGTGCGCGGCCGCGGCCACCAGCAGCGACCGATGTGCCGCCGGACCCGAGCCGTGCATCCCGGCCCGTTGCGCCGCGACCCGCGACCGTTCGAACAACAACAGCATCAGATGTTGCGCCAGCGGTTCCGGCCACGGGTGACCCATCGCCGGCAGCAGGGCTTCGATCTCGGAGAACCAGGCGCCGTCCAGCCGCAGCAGGTGCCGCACCCGATCCTCCTCGGGCAGCAGTGCGAAAAGCTCGCGCCGCCGCAGCAATGCCACATCCGAGGGCACCCCGGCCTCGAACAGCGCCTTCGCCCAGGCCGAATCCTGCTGAGCCAGTGCGGCATCCACCCACCCGTCGAACATCGGTTGCCGGAATCGCTCTTCGACCGCGATCCGCAGCACTGTCTCGGGGGCCGAGGTTCCATAGTTCGGCCCGCCGGGGTCGGCTGCGGATGGCGGGGAATCGGTCTGAGGAGGCGACCCCTGCTCGTGGGGCGACGTAGTCGGCGAACTACCAGACCCGGCTGGGTCTGTCTCGGATCCGGGCAAATCGGCGGCAGTAAACGGTCCGGTCACTTCCAGTCCGTGGTCCAGCGGGTTGGTTGCTGGGTGTTTGGGATCGCGCGGGTTGGTCGCCGTCTGGTTGTGGTCCAGTGGGTTGGTCGCCGTCCGTAAGCGGTCCAACGGGTCGGTCGCTAGGTGTTCCCGGTCGAGAGGGCCGGTCGCTGGGTGTTTCGGGTCGAGTGGGTCGGTCGCTGTCCGTGAGCGGTCGAGTGGGCCGGTCACCGTCCGCCAATGATCCAGCGGTGTGGCCGCTACCAGCTGGCGGAGGCGACCTGCGGTGGGATCGGGGGTGCCGTTCCAGCGGTAGGTGGATTCGGCGGGGCGGTCGTAGATTCCGTCGCGACGAGCATCCGCGTCGAGCGGATCTGGCAGGTTGATGACGAAGCGGGGCTCGCCGGGCTCGAGCCTGATCCAGGACCGGGCGCGAGCGGTCATACGCTGGGCGAACGCTGAATCCGGCAGCAGTGCGAGCAGGCCGGAGGCGGTGCGCCGGACATCGGCCCGGCGGTCATCCAGTGCGGATTCGAGGAGCGATTCGTCGTCTGTCGACAGTCGCTCCGAGCAGGCCGCCAGCAGTTCGGCTTTCACCGCGCCGGATTCCTTCTGCCACGTCCGCGCGAGCAGTTCGCGCGCGGCACTCGGATCCCGATGGCGTAGCCGTGCGAACCAAGCCAGGCGTTCAGCGGGACTACCGGTCCGCCAGACAGTGGAGGAATCGTCCGCGCTGCCTTCGGAGTCGTTCGGCCACTCCAGCTTTCGCCATTCCGGATGACGCGCTGCCAGCCAGCGCCCGCGCTCTCCAGCCAACCGCAACAGCAACGGGCGCAACCCGGCGTGCGCGCAAGCCTGCTCGAGCAGTAACGCGCAGAGCGCGTCGGGGGCCCGGAAGTCGTGCGGCGCGGCGGCATCGAACCACTCCGGAAGAAACACCGAGCGCTCGCGCAGCATGGCGGCCAACCGCTGTGCGGCGGGTTCGGGCAGTCGTCGTCGCGCATCCTCGGGAGCGGGTTCCGGCAGCTCAGCGTGGGCCGCGAGCACACCGCCCCGGGCGAAAGCCACTTGGAGCGCGACGGATTCGAGGAGCAGCATGGCAGGGTCGGCCTCCAACCGGGCGGCCACCGCACCGACGGGTTCGCCCAGCAGACTCGTATCCACTGCCCGCCGCGCGGTGCCCAGCAGCGCCACCGAGGTCAGGTGTTCGTTTCCGGCTGACACGGTCGAGCGCGCCGCACCGGCTGCCCGCTCGGATTCGAGGTCGATCACGGTCCCGTCGGTGAACACCGACATCGGTACCAAACCGGCCGCGCTCCATTCGCCGATCACCGTCACCGGATGTCCGCCGGAGATGCCCAGCAACTGCCACGGAGCCGCACCCTCGGCCATCGGCAGCGCCACCCCGCCGCGTTCCGCGACTTGCCAGCCGGCTTCCCCGACGACGAGAACGACCTCGGTGAGCAGGACCGGCCACGCCCACAACCAAGGATCGGCAGCCAGCGCCCGGGCTTGCGCGTCCAACGCGCGTGCGATGGTGCCCCGCAGTTCCCGGCTGTCGTCAGGCCGAGACACGGAAGCCGCGATGTCCGAGGAGGGGTTCGCCACATCCGTGTATGCCGCGGGCGAGGTGTCGGCCGGTACACCGGGCAGCGTGGTGTTCGGACCGTCGCCATATGACGCGGACCAAGCGGTGCCCGCCGCACCGGGCAGCGTGGTGAACGGCTCGTCGCCACCGTATCGCTCGCCCCAGAGCGCACGTAGCGGCGCGGCGGCAGGGTAGTAGTGCACGTTCGCCTCGGCCATCATGCCCAGCGGGGGTACGTCTTTCGGGAACTCCGCCGTGCCGAAACTGTGGTCGACCAGCAGTGCCCACCGCCGAGTCCGCCTGCCGTACAACCAGGTTCGGCGGGTGTGCAGCCGCTCTTCCTCGGTGGTCCGGACGCCGAGCACCATCCACTCGTCGCCCACGGCGGGCTCTGCCCGGACACTCGCGGTGCGTGTCGGATACCCGATGTGTGTGCGGACGGTGGCGCGTAGCGGTTCGGGCAGTTCGTCGAGTCGGCGGTGTGCGGCGACGAGCAGATGCAGCCGCGCGTACTCGCGCAGCAACAGCTCCGGCCAATCCGCGCGCCCGGCAATGATCTCCGGCAACCGTCGCAGCACCGCCGCGACACCGGGGGCCTGTGCGTCGACCATCCGCGCCGCCATCGCGGCGAACCCCCGGTAGGACCGATCGGCCTGTGCGAGACCGGTGCGCACCTGATCGCCGAGCCAGATATCGAGCTCCTCCAGCCCGGCGCTGACGCGCACCGCGCGCTGTCGCGCGGCAGGTGTGCTGACCTGCGCTCCCGTGTCGTTCATCGCGGCCCCCGTCTCGTCTGTTGCCCGAATTCCTACCTGACGCCACCGACAAGTGACAGCGGCCCGCGCCAACCGTATTGCGCTCCTGCCGGATTCGGCCGGAACGACACCCTTGCGCGGAATGTCCGGTATCTGGCATCCTGTTCTGTTCGGCTCCGTCCGAGCCACCCAATCCGGGTGCCACACTTCGAGCTGCCCGCGTGGGTTGGCGAGGGGTGGACATCGAGTGTGGGGGGCTCATTCGATGGCCATACCATCCCCCGCGGGCAGATTCGGACCTCTCGCACAGTCCCGCCGCCGGTGGGCGAAAATCCCGCTGTCGGGTAGCGTTTCGCTCGAATTTGCCGATCGGGGTGGAGGGTTTGTCGTATGGCCGATGCGGCCACCGAGGCGGTACCGCGCCTGACCGAGGTGGTGGCTCGCCGCCTTGCCGATGATCCCGCCGTCACCCCGGATGTCGCGCAGGCTGTGCTGCGCGCCCTGGGCGGTGCCGAGTCCGCGGACCGGACAACCGGTTTCGACGATACGGGGATTTTCCTCAAGGCGATCCGGGTGCGTGGGTTCCGCGGTATCGGCCAGGAGACGACGCTGGAGCTGCCACCGGGCCCCGGCCTGACGCTGGTGGTGGGTCGCAACGGCAGCGGCAAATCGAGTTTCGCCGAAGCCGCCGAACTGGCCCTGACCGGCGGTAATCGCCGCTGGGACGGGCGATCCGCCGCCTGGCGGGAAGGCTGGCGCAATCTGCATACCGGCGGTTCGACCCGGATCGAGCTGGAAATGCTCAGCGCCGGAACCGATCCCGAGATCACCATCGTCAAGGAGTGGGCGCCGGACGCGCAGCTCGCCGAGGCGCACTGGACCGAAGACCGCCGGGCACTGGGGAATTCGCGGTTCGATCCCACGCGCTGGGCTCCGGTCCTCGAGCTCTACCGTCCGTTCCTGTCCTACAGCGAGCTCGGCGCGCTGGTCGACGGCAAACCGAGCGACCTGTTCGACGCGCTGCATCAGCTGTTGGGCCTGGACGAATTGACGGTCGCGCAGGAGCGAATACGGTCCCGCCGCCTGTCCCTGGAGCGCGCGGCGCGGGATTCCCGGGTGGAACGGGTCGCCCTGGTCGACGCCCTGGACGCGCTCGCCGACGACCGCGCGACCCGGATGGCCAAACTGCTGCGTCCGGCCCAGCCCGACTTGACCGCGGTGAGCCGCCACATGTCCGGCCGCGCCGACGACACCGGCCCGGACGGGTTGCGCGCCATCGTCCGCCTCGCCCTGCCCACCAGTGAACAGGTGGACGAGATCGCCGACCGGCTCGCCTCCTGCGGCGCGGCCCTCGCGCGCGACACCACCGCCGACGCCGAGGCGGACCTGCGGGTCCTGGAGTTGTTGCGGCGCGCCCGCAGCCATGCCGACGCCAGTGGTGACTGCCCGTGTCCGGTGTGCGGTCGCGGCACCCTCGATCAGGACTGGGCCCGCGCCGCCGACGCCGAGATCGCCCAGTTGGCCGCGCGAGTGGACGCGCTCACCACCGCCCAGACCCGCCTGCGGGAAGCCACCCGGGCCGCCCGCGCGCTGCCGGACCAGGTGCCGCCGGAACTGGATTTCGACCCGCGCAATCCGCCGACCATCGACACCGCCGCGGTCCATCGCGCCTGGTCGGATTGGGCCGCGCTGGCCTCCGCCGAATACACCCCCGATCTGCCGGAGCGGTTGCGCAGCGCGCATTCTCGGCTCGTCGACGAACTCACGCTGCTGCAGCAGGGCACCCGCAAAGAACTCGATCGCCTCGACGAGGTGTGGGCGCCGCTGGTCCCGCGCATCGCGAGCTGGTTGGACAACGCCCGCCAAGTCGCCTTGCGCACAGGCGAATTGCGTACCGTCAAACGCGCCGAGGACTGGCTCAAGTCCGCTACCACGGGTTTGCGGGATGAGCGCATGTCTCCGCTGGAGACCACGGCCCGCTGGGTCTGGCGCACCCTGCGCCAGCAGAGCAACGTCGAGCTCGGCGGAATCAAGTTGCAGGGCAATGCCGGAACGGCCCGCCGGGTACTGCTCGACGTCACCGTCGACGAGGTGGAGAGCGCCGCGCTGGGCGTGATGAGCCAGGGCGAACTGCACGCGCTGGGCCTGTCGCTGTTCCTGCCGCGGGCCACGGTGGAGCACAGCCCGTTCCGCTTCGTCATGATCGACGACCCGGTCCAGGCCATGGATCCGGCCAAGGTGGACGGTCTGGCCCGGGTGCTGGCCGCGGTCGCCGCGACCCGGCAGGTCATCGTGTTCACCCATGACGAACGGCTGGCCGAGGCGGTGCGCCGGATGCAGCTGGCGGCCCGGGTGCTGGAAGTGCAGCGGCGCGAGCGTTCGGTGGTGGAGGTGCGGGTCTCCAGCGACCCGGTCCGCCGCTACCTGGACGACGCGCGTTCCCTGGTCCGCACCCCGCAACTTCCGGCGGCGATCGCCGACGAACTCGTCGCCACCTGCTGCCGGTCCGCCGTGGAGGCGGCCAGCCAGGCCCGGATCCGGCGCGACTTGCTCGCCGGGGGCATGCATCACCGTGAGGTGGAGCGGCATCTGGAATCGGCGCACACCACCCGGGCCATGGTGGCGCTGGCGGTGATGGGCGTGACCTACAACGTCGACGATCTGAACCAGCATCTCGCCGCGGAAGCGAAATGGCTGGTCCCCGCGCTGCGAGATGTCACAGCCGCCGCGCATGTGCCGATCGACCGCACCATGCGCGAATTGATCAGCAGCACCGAGCGGCTTATTTCGTGGCTGAGCAGGTGAACGGCCCGCGCGGCAACGGTACGCCGAATGCGCGGCGGCGACCGGCCAAGCCGCGCCGTCCGCGGCGGCGTCCACCCCGGCCGACGGTGGCCGACCGTTTCGACGCCGTGGACCGACTATTGGACGGCGATGTGACCGACGCGGGCGGGGTGTGGTCGCGTGCGACCGCGTGGATTCTGCGTCTGGCGTTGGAACAGGCGGTGGACCAGCTGTGGCTGCGCACCACACCGGAACTGGCGCGCTGCCCGATGCGCGCACAACTGCTGGCCCTGCGCGTCTACGCGGGACCGGAGACCGCCGCGCAGGTCGCGACGGTGTGGGCGGCGCTGTCTCGCGCCGCCCACCACCACGATTACGAACTCGCGCCCAGCGTCACCGAACTGCGCCGCTGGCGCGAGCAGACCGCCGCCGTGGCCGCGGTGCTGGCCCGGGTGGAGTAGTCAGAACACCCAAGGTCCCCCGATCAGCGTGTCGATCCACCGCTGCAGACCCGAACCGAGCCCGGACAGCGTGCTCAACGGCCCGAATGGTCCCATCATCAGCTCCCTTGTTGGTCGCGGAAAAGATGTCGGACAGGGATTCGGCGCGCTCGGGCTCGCGGACCGGTTTACCGGAGTGGGCCGGGCCCGCTGATGACGTGATCGATCATCCCGTAGTCCTTGGCCTGCGCCGCCGTGAACCACCGGTCCCGATCCCAGTCGATCAGGATCTGCTCATAGCTCTGCCCGGTGTGCTGGGCGATCAGTTCGCCCAGCTGCTTCTTGAGCAGCGCTTGCTGCTCGGCCATGATCATGATGTCCGCCGCGGAGCCGCCGATGCCCGCCGACGGCTGATGCATGATGATCCGAGTGTGCGCCAGCGCGTGCCGCTTGCCCTTCGCTCCGCTGGTCAGCAGGAACTGGCCCATCGAGCCGGCCAGGCCGAGCGCGTAGGTGGCCACGTCGCAGCCGATGTAATGCATGGTGTCGTAGATGGCCATGCCGGCGTCGACGGAGCCGCCGGGGGAGTTGATGTAGAGGCTGATGTCCTGTCCGGGATCTTCGGCGGCGAGCAGAAGCAGTTGTGCGCAAATGCGATTGGCGATGGTGTCGTCGACCTGGGCACCGAGGAAGACCACGCGTTCACGCAGGAGCCGATCTTGTACGGAATCGTCGAGGGTTGGTCCGGGGGTAGCCATCGCCCGAGCGTAGATTTCGCGCCGGAACGGGACCATGCTTCGCTGCTGGCAGCGGATTTCGCTGTAGACGAACCGCTTTCGTGTTCGTGCGCCCCGGTGGCCGGTTATCCTGCCGCCCGCTGGGACAATCACCGCCATGGCTGAGTCGCAGATGTGCCCGTGCCGGCGCGGAGAACCATTCGGCGAATGCTGCGGTCCGCTGCTCGCCGGCGAGCGCCCCGCCCCCACCGCCGAGGCGTTGATGCGCTCGCGCTACACCGCTTTCGCGGTCGGCGACACCGGCTATCTGAAGCGGTCCTGGCATTCCGGCAATCGACCGGAGGATCTCGACCTCGACCCCGGACAGCGCTGGTTGTTCTTGGAGATCGTGCGCACCGAACGCGGCGGGCCGTTCGACGACACCGGCCTCGTCGAGTTCATCGCCCACTACCGCGCCGACGGTGGGCGCGGCCAGTTGCACGAGGTCAGCCGATTCGTGCGGGAGGACGGCGCCTGGGTCTATCTCGATGGCGTGATCCAACCCTGACCGCCCGCTAGGGTGGCAGTGTCACCGCACGAGGGGGGTTGGAAATTGAATCCGCGGTATTGGTTTCGCTGGTTGACCATGCAGGGCATGCTGCGTTTCGCGGTGCGTAAGCACGCGCGCGCCGGTGACCCGTTCGCGCGATTGCTCGGGGGCGCCGGGCGTCCCGCCGACCCGTTCGGACTCATCGACGGGTTGCGAGCGCAGGGCCGGGTGGTGCACACGCCGCTGGCGAAGGTCACCGTCGATCACGAATTGGCCCGGATCGTGGTGCGCGACAACCGCTTCGGCAAGGTGCCCGCGGGCAGCGTCGACAGCAAGGCGGCGGCGCTGATGGCACTGCTGGCCGATCGCCTGCCGCTGCCGGCGAACCCGGTCGAACCTCCGTCCATGCTGGTGATCGACCCGCCCGAGCACGCCAGGATGCGCCGTCCGGTCACCTCCGCGTTCACTCCGCGCGCCACCGCCCGGCTACGCGAGCGCGTGGAGTCGGTCACTACAGAATTGCTCGACGCGTTCCCCGCCGAGGGTTCGGCCGACCTGATCGAAGCGTTCGCCGCGCAGGTACCGAGCGCGATCATCACCGACATCCTCGGCTTTCCGCAGCAGGACCGCGCGATGTTCCTGGAGTGGGGCGGTCACATCGCGCCGCTGTTCGACATCGGCCTGGACTGGCCGCGTTTCCGCCGCGCCTTCGCCTCCCAGGACCGGATGGACACCTACCTCGACGCGCATCTGGCACGGTTGCGCCGCGAACCGGGCGAAGACATCCTGTCCAGTCTCGTCACCTCGGGTGAACTCGACGACCGCGAACTCAAAGCCACCGCCGGATTGCTCATGGCGGCCGGTTTCGAGACGACGGTGAACCTGATCGGCAATTGTGTAGTGCGTCTGCTGGAGAACCCCGGCCAGCTGGCGCGCCTGCGCGCCGAGCCCGGCCTGTGGCCCAACGCGATCGAGGAATCCCTGCGGCTGGACGCACCGGTCCAGAACACCGCCCGCCTCGCTCTGGTACCGCTCGAACTCGGCGGTGTCGCATTGCGCGAAAACACCCTCGTCGTGGTGTCGCTGGCCGGCGCCAACCGTGATCCCGCCGTCTTCGAGGATCCGCACCGCTTCGACGTTGCGCGCGAAAATGCCAGGGAACACCTGTCTTTCAGCAGCGGTGTGCACGTCTGCCTCGGGGCCAGCCTGGCCCGCATGGAAGCCACCCATGCCGTCCGCGCGTTGTTCGACCGCTTCCCCGACCTGCGACTCGATGGCGAACCGCGGCACCGTGACACGCTCACACTGCACGGTTACGAACGCCTCCCGGTCC from Nocardia goodfellowii carries:
- a CDS encoding DUF5691 domain-containing protein; this encodes MNDTGAQVSTPAARQRAVRVSAGLEELDIWLGDQVRTGLAQADRSYRGFAAMAARMVDAQAPGVAAVLRRLPEIIAGRADWPELLLREYARLHLLVAAHRRLDELPEPLRATVRTHIGYPTRTASVRAEPAVGDEWMVLGVRTTEEERLHTRRTWLYGRRTRRWALLVDHSFGTAEFPKDVPPLGMMAEANVHYYPAAAPLRALWGERYGGDEPFTTLPGAAGTAWSASYGDGPNTTLPGVPADTSPAAYTDVANPSSDIAASVSRPDDSRELRGTIARALDAQARALAADPWLWAWPVLLTEVVLVVGEAGWQVAERGGVALPMAEGAAPWQLLGISGGHPVTVIGEWSAAGLVPMSVFTDGTVIDLESERAAGAARSTVSAGNEHLTSVALLGTARRAVDTSLLGEPVGAVAARLEADPAMLLLESVALQVAFARGGVLAAHAELPEPAPEDARRRLPEPAAQRLAAMLRERSVFLPEWFDAAAPHDFRAPDALCALLLEQACAHAGLRPLLLRLAGERGRWLAARHPEWRKLEWPNDSEGSADDSSTVWRTGSPAERLAWFARLRHRDPSAARELLARTWQKESGAVKAELLAACSERLSTDDESLLESALDDRRADVRRTASGLLALLPDSAFAQRMTARARSWIRLEPGEPRFVINLPDPLDADARRDGIYDRPAESTYRWNGTPDPTAGRLRQLVAATPLDHWRTVTGPLDRSRTATDPLDPKHPATGPLDREHLATDPLDRLRTATNPLDHNQTATNPRDPKHPATNPLDHGLEVTGPFTAADLPGSETDPAGSGSSPTTSPHEQGSPPQTDSPPSAADPGGPNYGTSAPETVLRIAVEERFRQPMFDGWVDAALAQQDSAWAKALFEAGVPSDVALLRRRELFALLPEEDRVRHLLRLDGAWFSEIEALLPAMGHPWPEPLAQHLMLLLFERSRVAAQRAGMHGSGPAAHRSLLVAAAAHLPVSSAGMAGVLARRCEDPGWQQAFDRLARDLTHRSMMLEELQ
- a CDS encoding AAA family ATPase — translated: MADAATEAVPRLTEVVARRLADDPAVTPDVAQAVLRALGGAESADRTTGFDDTGIFLKAIRVRGFRGIGQETTLELPPGPGLTLVVGRNGSGKSSFAEAAELALTGGNRRWDGRSAAWREGWRNLHTGGSTRIELEMLSAGTDPEITIVKEWAPDAQLAEAHWTEDRRALGNSRFDPTRWAPVLELYRPFLSYSELGALVDGKPSDLFDALHQLLGLDELTVAQERIRSRRLSLERAARDSRVERVALVDALDALADDRATRMAKLLRPAQPDLTAVSRHMSGRADDTGPDGLRAIVRLALPTSEQVDEIADRLASCGAALARDTTADAEADLRVLELLRRARSHADASGDCPCPVCGRGTLDQDWARAADAEIAQLAARVDALTTAQTRLREATRAARALPDQVPPELDFDPRNPPTIDTAAVHRAWSDWAALASAEYTPDLPERLRSAHSRLVDELTLLQQGTRKELDRLDEVWAPLVPRIASWLDNARQVALRTGELRTVKRAEDWLKSATTGLRDERMSPLETTARWVWRTLRQQSNVELGGIKLQGNAGTARRVLLDVTVDEVESAALGVMSQGELHALGLSLFLPRATVEHSPFRFVMIDDPVQAMDPAKVDGLARVLAAVAATRQVIVFTHDERLAEAVRRMQLAARVLEVQRRERSVVEVRVSSDPVRRYLDDARSLVRTPQLPAAIADELVATCCRSAVEAASQARIRRDLLAGGMHHREVERHLESAHTTRAMVALAVMGVTYNVDDLNQHLAAEAKWLVPALRDVTAAAHVPIDRTMRELISSTERLISWLSR
- a CDS encoding ATP-dependent Clp protease proteolytic subunit, with the protein product MATPGPTLDDSVQDRLLRERVVFLGAQVDDTIANRICAQLLLLAAEDPGQDISLYINSPGGSVDAGMAIYDTMHYIGCDVATYALGLAGSMGQFLLTSGAKGKRHALAHTRIIMHQPSAGIGGSAADIMIMAEQQALLKKQLGELIAQHTGQSYEQILIDWDRDRWFTAAQAKDYGMIDHVISGPGPLR
- a CDS encoding YchJ family protein is translated as MAESQMCPCRRGEPFGECCGPLLAGERPAPTAEALMRSRYTAFAVGDTGYLKRSWHSGNRPEDLDLDPGQRWLFLEIVRTERGGPFDDTGLVEFIAHYRADGGRGQLHEVSRFVREDGAWVYLDGVIQP